One part of the Paramormyrops kingsleyae isolate MSU_618 chromosome 2, PKINGS_0.4, whole genome shotgun sequence genome encodes these proteins:
- the LOC111848579 gene encoding electrogenic sodium bicarbonate cotransporter 1-like isoform X1 codes for MLPVKPSPPPLVKLPPPVAQVTDPVNICPPVKKMSGSGDEDKLESRTAAIASQSVRCSIFPFVVSPDTERIRFMLKEEDEVPATPQLFTELDELLAEDGQAMEWKETARWVKFEEKVEKGGERWSKPHVATLSLHSLFELRTCIEKGTIMLDLEASTLPLVVENIIDRQIENGQLKADFKDKVMFTLLRKHQHQTKKSNLRSPADAGKTVPSASSPATTHQTVAPGSLYVSEKPDKHQLKNKFIKKLPKDAEASNILVGEVDFLDSPLVAFVRLRQAVMLGALTEVPLPTRFLFILLGPKGNAKSYHEIGRAIATLMSDEVFHDIAYKAKERQDLLAGIDEFLDEVIVLPPAEWDPAIRIEPPKSLPPTDKRKNMYSGADTVQMNGGEHKGGSHQIGNELKRTGRFFGGLFLDIKRKAPYFPSDFYDALNIQSLSAILFIYLGTVTNAITFGGLLGDATENMQGVLESFLGTAISGAVFCLLAGQPLTILSSTGPVLVFERLLFNFSRDNSFDYLEFRLWIGLWSGFFCLVLVATDASFLVQYFTRFTEEGFSSLISFIFIYDAFKKMLKLANYYPINSEYKINDVTHYDCICKAPTVDNKSGLYSDSLEVSTWMLNVTELDTWSSLTKKDCIKYGGELVGKACKFVPDITLISFILFFGTYICSMSLKKFKTSTFFPTTVRKLVSDFAIILAILIFCGVDALVGVDTPKLIVPTEFKPTSPHRGWFVFPFGGNPWWVYVISAVPALLVTILLFMDQQITAVIINRKEHKLKKGAGYHLDLFWVAVLIILCSFMGLPWYVAATVISIAHIDSLKMETETSAPGEQPKFLGVREQRVTGVFVFILTGLSVFMSPILKFIPMPVLYGVFLYMGVASLKGVQFMDRLKLLLMPAKHQPDLIYLRHVPLRKVHLFTFFQILCLALLWILKSTVAAIIFPLMILALVAVRKGMDYFFSQHDLSFLDDVIPEKDKKKKEDTQKKGSADSDTEDCDCPYNESVPSIKIPMDTIEKELFLSDTKSDKEKPPNLLERDSSC; via the exons ATGTTGCCAGTGAAGCCTTCGCCGCCACCACTTGTGAAGTTACCTCCACCTGTTGCGCAGGTGACAGATCCTGTTAATATCTGTCCACCTGTGAAGAAGATGAGTGGTTCTGGGGATGAAGACAAATTGGAGAGCCGGACAGCAGCCATTGCTTCTCAGTCTGTAAGATGCAGTATTTTCCCTTTTGTGGTCTCCCCAGACACAGAACGAATCCGATTCATGTTAAAGGAGGAGGACGAGGTCCCAGCGACACCCCAGCTCTTCACTGAACTGGATGAGCTGCTGGCTGAGGATGGGCAGGCGATGGAGTGGAAAGAGACAGCAAG GTGGGTTAAGTTTGAAGAAAAGGTTGAAAAAGGTGGAGAACGCTGGAGTAAACCTCATGTTGCCACATTGTCCTTGCACAGCTTATTTGAGCTGAGAACCTGCATAGAGAAGGGCACTATTATGCTAGACTTGGAAGCCTCAACTCTTCCCTTGGTTGTGG AGAACATCATTGACAGACAGATTGAGAATGGACAGTTGAAAGCTGACTTCAAAGACAAGGTTATGTTCACCTTGCTGCGTAAACATCAGCACCAGACAAAGAAGAGCAACCTACGCTCACCTGCTGATGCCGGCAAGACAGTCCCTAGTGCAA GTAGCCCAGCAACTACCCATCAAACTGTAGCACCAGGCAGCTTATATGTTTCTGAAAAACCAGATAAACACCAG TTGAAGAACAAGTTTATAAAGAAGCTACCAAAAGATGCAGAAGCCTCCAATATATTAGTGGGAGAAGTTGACTTTTTAGATTCACCATTAGTGGCATTCGTCCGCTTGCGGCAAGCTGTTATGCTGGGAGCTCTGACTGAGGTTCCTCTTCCAACCAG ATTCTTGTTTATCTTGCTGGGTCCCAAAGGCAATGCAAAGTCCTATCATGAAATTGGAAGAGCAATTGCTACATTAATGTCTGATGAA GTCTTCCATGACATTGCATACAAGGCCAAGGAAAGACAGGATCTCCTGGCTGGCATTGATGAATTCCTAGATGAGGTAATTGTCCTTCCCCCTGCGGAGTGGGACCCTGCCATCAGGATAGAACCACCAAAGTCTCTGCCACCCACAGACAAAAG GAAGAACATGTATTCTGGAGCAGATACTGTGCAGATGAATGGCGGAGAACATAAAGGAGGCAGTCACCAAATTGGCAATGAACTTAAGAGGACAGGGAG gttttttgGTGGCCTCTTCCTAGATATCAAAAGGAAAGCTCCCTATTTTCCCAGTGATTTTTATGATGCTTTGAATATCCAATCACTGTCAGCCATTCTATTTATCTACCTGGGAACTGTAACAAATGCTATTACTTTTGGGGGCCTCCTTGGAGATGCCACAGAAAATATGCAG GGCGTGCTGGAGAGCTTCCTGGGCACCGCTATCTCCGGAGCAGTCTTCTGTCTCTTGGCAGGGCAACCTCTCACCATTCTCAGTAGTACGGGTCCAGTGCTGGTCTTCGAGagacttctttttaatttcagcag ggaCAATTCTTTTGACTACTTGGAGTTTCGACTGTGGATTGGTCTGTGGTCAGGATTCTTCTGCTTGGTTTTGGTGGCAACAGACGCCAGCTTCTTGGTTCAGTATTTCACCCGCTTCACAGAGGAAGGCTTCTCTTCCCTCATCAGTTTCATCTTCATCTATGATGCTTTCAAAAAGATGCTGAAGCTGGCTAATTATTACCCAATTAACTCAGAGTACAAGATTAATGACGTGACCCATTATGACTGCATCTGTAAGGCTCCAACAGTGG ATAATAAATCAGGACTGTACAGTGATTCTTTGGAAGTCTCCACATGGATGCTCAATGTCACTGAACTG GACACTTGGTCATCTCTGACAAAGAAGGACTGTATAAAATATGGAGGAGAATTAGTTGGGAAGGCTTGCAAATTTGTCCCTGACATAACCTTAATATCCTTTATTCTTTTCTTTGGGACTTACATATGCTCCATGTCCCTTAAAAAGTTCAAGACAAGTACTTTCTTTCCCACCACA GTGAGAAAACTTGTCAGTGACTTTGCTATTATCTTGGCCATTTTAATTTTCTGTGGTGTGGATGCACTGGTAGGGGTGGATACACCAAAACTCATTGTGCCAACTGAATTCAAG CCAACCAGTCCACACAGGGGTTGGTTCGTATTTCCATTTGGTGGAAACCCTTGGTGGGTGTATGTGATATCAGCTGTTCCTGCCCTGCTTGTCACTATTCTGTTGTTCATGGACCAGCAGATCACGGCTGTCATTATCAACAGGAAAGAACACAAGCTCAAG aaAGGAGCTGGGTATCATCTGGACCTTTTTTGggttgcagttttaataattttGTGTTCTTTTATGGGACTACCATGGTATGTGGCAGCCACTGTCATCTCCATTGCTCACATTGACAGTTTGAAGATGGAAACTGAGACATCTGCTCCTGGAGAGCAGCCCAAATTTCTGGGAGTAAG GGAACAGAGAGTCACTGGTGTTTTTGTCTTCATTTTGACTGGACTATCTGTGTTCATGTCTCCAATACTCAag TTCATTCCAATGCCTGTTCTGTATGGAGTATTCCTCTACATGGGGGTGGCCTCTCTTAAAGGTGTTCAG TTTATGGACCGCCTTAAGTTGCTCCTAATGCCAGCCAAGCACCAACCGGATCTGATCTACCTGAGACATGTGCCCCTGCGCAAGGTTCATCTCTTCACATTTTTCCAAATTCTCTGTCTGGCTCTTCTTTGGATTCTCAAATCTACTGTGGCAGCCATTATTTTTCCACTGATG
- the LOC111848579 gene encoding electrogenic sodium bicarbonate cotransporter 1-like isoform X2, whose amino-acid sequence MLPVKPSPPPLVKLPPPVAQVTDPVNICPPVKKMSGSGDEDKLESRTAAIASQSVRCSIFPFVVSPDTERIRFMLKEEDEVPATPQLFTELDELLAEDGQAMEWKETARWVKFEEKVEKGGERWSKPHVATLSLHSLFELRTCIEKGTIMLDLEASTLPLVVENIIDRQIENGQLKADFKDKVMFTLLRKHQHQTKKSNLRSPADAGKTVPSASSPATTHQTVAPGSLYVSEKPDKHQLKNKFIKKLPKDAEASNILVGEVDFLDSPLVAFVRLRQAVMLGALTEVPLPTRFLFILLGPKGNAKSYHEIGRAIATLMSDEVFHDIAYKAKERQDLLAGIDEFLDEVIVLPPAEWDPAIRIEPPKSLPPTDKRKNMYSGADTVQMNGGEHKGGSHQIGNELKRTGRFFGGLFLDIKRKAPYFPSDFYDALNIQSLSAILFIYLGTVTNAITFGGLLGDATENMQGVLESFLGTAISGAVFCLLAGQPLTILSSTGPVLVFERLLFNFSRDNSFDYLEFRLWIGLWSGFFCLVLVATDASFLVQYFTRFTEEGFSSLISFIFIYDAFKKMLKLANYYPINSEYKINDVTHYDCICKAPTVDNKSGLYSDSLEVSTWMLNVTELDTWSSLTKKDCIKYGGELVGKACKFVPDITLISFILFFGTYICSMSLKKFKTSTFFPTTVRKLVSDFAIILAILIFCGVDALVGVDTPKLIVPTEFKPTSPHRGWFVFPFGGNPWWVYVISAVPALLVTILLFMDQQITAVIINRKEHKLKKGAGYHLDLFWVAVLIILCSFMGLPWYVAATVISIAHIDSLKMETETSAPGEQPKFLGVREQRVTGVFVFILTGLSVFMSPILKFIPMPVLYGVFLYMGVASLKGVQFMDRLKLLLMPAKHQPDLIYLRHVPLRKVHLFTFFQILCLALLWILKSTVAAIIFPLMTKTMDLECNGL is encoded by the exons ATGTTGCCAGTGAAGCCTTCGCCGCCACCACTTGTGAAGTTACCTCCACCTGTTGCGCAGGTGACAGATCCTGTTAATATCTGTCCACCTGTGAAGAAGATGAGTGGTTCTGGGGATGAAGACAAATTGGAGAGCCGGACAGCAGCCATTGCTTCTCAGTCTGTAAGATGCAGTATTTTCCCTTTTGTGGTCTCCCCAGACACAGAACGAATCCGATTCATGTTAAAGGAGGAGGACGAGGTCCCAGCGACACCCCAGCTCTTCACTGAACTGGATGAGCTGCTGGCTGAGGATGGGCAGGCGATGGAGTGGAAAGAGACAGCAAG GTGGGTTAAGTTTGAAGAAAAGGTTGAAAAAGGTGGAGAACGCTGGAGTAAACCTCATGTTGCCACATTGTCCTTGCACAGCTTATTTGAGCTGAGAACCTGCATAGAGAAGGGCACTATTATGCTAGACTTGGAAGCCTCAACTCTTCCCTTGGTTGTGG AGAACATCATTGACAGACAGATTGAGAATGGACAGTTGAAAGCTGACTTCAAAGACAAGGTTATGTTCACCTTGCTGCGTAAACATCAGCACCAGACAAAGAAGAGCAACCTACGCTCACCTGCTGATGCCGGCAAGACAGTCCCTAGTGCAA GTAGCCCAGCAACTACCCATCAAACTGTAGCACCAGGCAGCTTATATGTTTCTGAAAAACCAGATAAACACCAG TTGAAGAACAAGTTTATAAAGAAGCTACCAAAAGATGCAGAAGCCTCCAATATATTAGTGGGAGAAGTTGACTTTTTAGATTCACCATTAGTGGCATTCGTCCGCTTGCGGCAAGCTGTTATGCTGGGAGCTCTGACTGAGGTTCCTCTTCCAACCAG ATTCTTGTTTATCTTGCTGGGTCCCAAAGGCAATGCAAAGTCCTATCATGAAATTGGAAGAGCAATTGCTACATTAATGTCTGATGAA GTCTTCCATGACATTGCATACAAGGCCAAGGAAAGACAGGATCTCCTGGCTGGCATTGATGAATTCCTAGATGAGGTAATTGTCCTTCCCCCTGCGGAGTGGGACCCTGCCATCAGGATAGAACCACCAAAGTCTCTGCCACCCACAGACAAAAG GAAGAACATGTATTCTGGAGCAGATACTGTGCAGATGAATGGCGGAGAACATAAAGGAGGCAGTCACCAAATTGGCAATGAACTTAAGAGGACAGGGAG gttttttgGTGGCCTCTTCCTAGATATCAAAAGGAAAGCTCCCTATTTTCCCAGTGATTTTTATGATGCTTTGAATATCCAATCACTGTCAGCCATTCTATTTATCTACCTGGGAACTGTAACAAATGCTATTACTTTTGGGGGCCTCCTTGGAGATGCCACAGAAAATATGCAG GGCGTGCTGGAGAGCTTCCTGGGCACCGCTATCTCCGGAGCAGTCTTCTGTCTCTTGGCAGGGCAACCTCTCACCATTCTCAGTAGTACGGGTCCAGTGCTGGTCTTCGAGagacttctttttaatttcagcag ggaCAATTCTTTTGACTACTTGGAGTTTCGACTGTGGATTGGTCTGTGGTCAGGATTCTTCTGCTTGGTTTTGGTGGCAACAGACGCCAGCTTCTTGGTTCAGTATTTCACCCGCTTCACAGAGGAAGGCTTCTCTTCCCTCATCAGTTTCATCTTCATCTATGATGCTTTCAAAAAGATGCTGAAGCTGGCTAATTATTACCCAATTAACTCAGAGTACAAGATTAATGACGTGACCCATTATGACTGCATCTGTAAGGCTCCAACAGTGG ATAATAAATCAGGACTGTACAGTGATTCTTTGGAAGTCTCCACATGGATGCTCAATGTCACTGAACTG GACACTTGGTCATCTCTGACAAAGAAGGACTGTATAAAATATGGAGGAGAATTAGTTGGGAAGGCTTGCAAATTTGTCCCTGACATAACCTTAATATCCTTTATTCTTTTCTTTGGGACTTACATATGCTCCATGTCCCTTAAAAAGTTCAAGACAAGTACTTTCTTTCCCACCACA GTGAGAAAACTTGTCAGTGACTTTGCTATTATCTTGGCCATTTTAATTTTCTGTGGTGTGGATGCACTGGTAGGGGTGGATACACCAAAACTCATTGTGCCAACTGAATTCAAG CCAACCAGTCCACACAGGGGTTGGTTCGTATTTCCATTTGGTGGAAACCCTTGGTGGGTGTATGTGATATCAGCTGTTCCTGCCCTGCTTGTCACTATTCTGTTGTTCATGGACCAGCAGATCACGGCTGTCATTATCAACAGGAAAGAACACAAGCTCAAG aaAGGAGCTGGGTATCATCTGGACCTTTTTTGggttgcagttttaataattttGTGTTCTTTTATGGGACTACCATGGTATGTGGCAGCCACTGTCATCTCCATTGCTCACATTGACAGTTTGAAGATGGAAACTGAGACATCTGCTCCTGGAGAGCAGCCCAAATTTCTGGGAGTAAG GGAACAGAGAGTCACTGGTGTTTTTGTCTTCATTTTGACTGGACTATCTGTGTTCATGTCTCCAATACTCAag TTCATTCCAATGCCTGTTCTGTATGGAGTATTCCTCTACATGGGGGTGGCCTCTCTTAAAGGTGTTCAG TTTATGGACCGCCTTAAGTTGCTCCTAATGCCAGCCAAGCACCAACCGGATCTGATCTACCTGAGACATGTGCCCCTGCGCAAGGTTCATCTCTTCACATTTTTCCAAATTCTCTGTCTGGCTCTTCTTTGGATTCTCAAATCTACTGTGGCAGCCATTATTTTTCCACTGATG